The Parvibaculaceae bacterium PLY_AMNH_Bact1 genome window below encodes:
- the bcp gene encoding thioredoxin-dependent thiol peroxidase (Derived by automated computational analysis using gene prediction method: Protein Homology. GO_function: GO:0016209 - antioxidant activity [Evidence IEA]; GO_function: GO:0016491 - oxidoreductase activity [Evidence IEA]): protein MSKELKEGLKAPTFSLPTDGGGKIRLADLKGQNVVLYFYPKDMTPGCTTEAIDFSAHGAAFKKANTVVIGVSKDSVERHDKFKAKHDLTVTLASDESGAMLEKYGVWQEKKLYGKVFMGIVRSTILINDEGKIAKIWPKVRVKGHADEVLEAAKAL from the coding sequence ATGTCCAAAGAGCTTAAAGAGGGCTTGAAAGCCCCCACCTTTTCCCTCCCAACCGACGGTGGCGGCAAAATCCGTCTGGCAGACCTCAAGGGTCAGAATGTTGTGCTCTATTTCTATCCAAAGGACATGACCCCTGGTTGCACAACCGAAGCAATCGACTTTTCAGCGCACGGCGCTGCCTTCAAGAAGGCGAACACGGTGGTTATTGGGGTTTCCAAAGACAGTGTGGAGCGACATGACAAGTTTAAAGCGAAACATGATTTGACGGTGACCCTCGCGTCCGACGAAAGCGGCGCGATGCTCGAAAAATACGGCGTCTGGCAGGAAAAGAAGCTCTACGGCAAGGTTTTTATGGGGATCGTGCGTTCGACCATCTTGATCAATGATGAGGGAAAAATCGCAAAAATCTGGCCTAAAGTTCGAGTGAAAGGGCATGCAGATGAGGTTCTTGAGGCTGCGAAGGCGCTCTAG